One window from the genome of Alkalihalobacillus sp. LMS6 encodes:
- a CDS encoding Uma2 family endonuclease, translating to MSSPQKKSTYTYKQYQDLNEDTQFEVIDGTIYNMSPSPNVKHQEIAMQLSVEFGSFLRGKTCKAYYELNVCLTDEEDEEKITEWVKPDLIVVCDPDKRKANTIIGSPDIAIEILSKSTLKIDKMIKFHDYQKAGIHQYWIVDPVYESIDVFILKDGVYQKEGTYANDDVLSVPSFEGFDIHMKDLFV from the coding sequence ATGAGCTCACCTCAGAAGAAAAGCACATATACGTACAAGCAATATCAAGACTTAAATGAAGATACACAATTTGAAGTGATTGATGGTACGATCTATAATATGTCCCCATCTCCTAATGTGAAGCACCAAGAGATTGCGATGCAATTATCTGTTGAGTTTGGTTCGTTTTTAAGAGGGAAGACATGCAAAGCTTATTATGAATTAAATGTTTGTTTAACGGATGAAGAAGATGAAGAGAAGATTACGGAATGGGTAAAACCTGATCTGATCGTTGTCTGTGACCCTGATAAAAGGAAGGCAAATACGATCATTGGCTCTCCAGATATCGCAATTGAGATCCTCTCAAAATCGACTCTGAAAATTGATAAGATGATCAAGTTCCATGACTATCAAAAGGCTGGAATCCATCAATATTGGATTGTCGATCCAGTGTACGAATCCATTGATGTGTTCATCTTAAAAGATGGTGTTTATCAAAAAGAAGGGACCTATGCAAACGATGATGTGCTCTCTGTGCCATCTTTTGAAGGGTTCGACATTCATATGAAAGACCTATTTGTATGA
- a CDS encoding class I SAM-dependent methyltransferase: MEYRGASAYNDEEFFKNYITRRNREESPNNIIEKPILLELIGNVEEKKVLDLGCGDAKFGYELLQKGCTSYDGVDGSDNMVREATKNLNGTGGKVHLASMEAWHFEADHFDLVVSRLAFHYVEELKVLFKEVHKSLTDNGKFIFSVQHPVLTSSTKSAVASSSKTDWIVDDYFNIGVRIEPWIDKKVVKYHRTIEQYYRLLKQAGFMIDDIREGTPRPDEINSESEYKRRMRIPLFLMFSCKK, from the coding sequence ATGGAGTATAGGGGTGCATCAGCTTACAACGATGAAGAATTCTTTAAGAATTATATAACCAGGAGAAATCGTGAGGAAAGTCCAAACAATATTATTGAAAAGCCTATATTGCTTGAACTTATTGGTAATGTAGAGGAAAAAAAGGTGTTAGATTTAGGTTGTGGTGACGCTAAATTTGGATATGAACTTCTACAAAAAGGGTGTACCTCATATGACGGAGTAGACGGATCAGATAATATGGTAAGAGAAGCTACTAAAAATCTGAATGGAACAGGGGGGAAAGTGCATCTCGCTTCAATGGAAGCGTGGCATTTTGAAGCTGATCATTTTGATCTTGTTGTTTCACGGTTAGCCTTTCATTATGTAGAGGAATTAAAAGTTCTATTTAAAGAAGTTCATAAATCACTAACAGATAACGGGAAATTTATATTTAGTGTTCAACATCCTGTTTTAACCTCATCAACCAAAAGCGCTGTAGCTTCTTCTTCAAAAACGGATTGGATAGTAGACGATTATTTTAATATTGGCGTAAGGATAGAACCTTGGATCGATAAGAAAGTTGTTAAATATCACCGAACAATTGAACAATATTACCGACTTTTAAAACAAGCTGGATTCATGATTGATGACATAAGAGAAGGCACACCTAGACCTGATGAAATTAATAGTGAAAGTGAATATAAACGAAGAATGAGAATTCCTCTATTCTTAATGTTTTCTTGTAAGAAATAA